One Thermodesulfobacteriota bacterium DNA window includes the following coding sequences:
- a CDS encoding M42 family metallopeptidase: MDKTEMLLKDLTEAHGVPGYEAQVRKIIRNYFKPIGDIEEDNMGSLICKKVGKDDSPNIMLAGHMDEVGFMVKHISADGYIRFTPLGGWWDQVLLAQRVAIKTNKGDVIGVIGAKPPHLLSPEERNKVVVRKNMYIDIGATSEKDVEKAGVRIGDPIVPVSEFTVLSNPKTYMCKAFDDRVGCAVVISALSSLKKNHPNTLIGAATVQEEVGVRGATTSVEMVDPDIAIILESDIAGDVPGIKPDESSTKFAGGPSLLLYDARMIPNLKLRDLVIDTAKKNKIPLQFTTMEGGATDGSVIHLHKIGVPTVVLGVPSRHIHSHNSIIHRDDFDNTVKLLKAVVQKLDKKTVQNIKSFR; the protein is encoded by the coding sequence ATGGATAAGACTGAAATGCTGTTAAAAGACTTGACTGAGGCGCATGGTGTGCCTGGATATGAGGCGCAAGTGCGCAAGATTATTAGAAATTATTTCAAACCTATTGGTGACATTGAAGAAGACAATATGGGCAGTCTTATCTGCAAAAAAGTGGGGAAAGATGATTCTCCAAACATAATGCTTGCGGGCCATATGGATGAGGTAGGTTTTATGGTTAAGCACATATCAGCTGATGGTTATATCAGGTTCACACCGCTTGGTGGCTGGTGGGATCAGGTGCTGCTTGCCCAAAGAGTGGCTATCAAAACAAACAAAGGCGACGTGATTGGAGTAATTGGCGCTAAGCCTCCCCACCTCCTCTCACCCGAAGAACGCAACAAAGTAGTTGTTAGAAAAAATATGTACATAGATATCGGGGCCACTTCTGAAAAAGATGTTGAAAAAGCAGGCGTGAGAATAGGAGATCCGATCGTTCCTGTAAGTGAGTTTACAGTGCTATCAAATCCTAAAACTTATATGTGCAAAGCTTTTGATGACCGAGTTGGTTGTGCAGTGGTAATATCTGCACTGAGTTCACTAAAGAAGAATCATCCAAACACCCTGATTGGCGCTGCAACTGTGCAGGAAGAGGTTGGAGTAAGGGGAGCAACCACTAGTGTTGAAATGGTTGATCCGGATATTGCTATCATACTTGAATCTGACATAGCAGGAGATGTTCCTGGAATAAAACCTGATGAATCGTCCACAAAATTTGCTGGTGGACCATCACTACTTCTTTATGATGCGCGAATGATACCAAATCTAAAACTAAGAGATCTTGTTATAGATACTGCTAAGAAAAATAAGATACCTCTACAATTCACAACCATGGAAGGCGGTGCAACAGACGGATCAGTTATACACCTTCATAAGATAGGAGTTCCCACTGTGGTGCTTGGGGTCCCTTCAAGACACATACATAGCCACAACTCAATTATTCATAGGGACGACTTTGACAACACAGTTAAGCTATTAAAAGCTGTCGTGCAAAAGCTGGATAAGAAAACTGTACAAAATATTAAGTCATTCAGGTAG
- a CDS encoding undecaprenyl-diphosphate phosphatase, with the protein MDLLQSIILGAVQGITEFFPVSSTAHLVIFPWLFSWKDEGLAFNVALHMGSLVAIIYYFWRDWMLIIREFIQSVSNWSFDGRPNGRTGLYLIIATIPGALAGVLFENYAAGILRDPLSVAFMLSFFGVVLYFSDRFSKKTKTVREMSMIDCIIIGISQAFAIIPGVSRSGITITGGMFRNLNREEAAKFSFLLGAPLIAGAGVFESRHLEPQAVLSLPFIAGVAASAVFAFLAIKYLLKFVRKSSYTVFVVYRLALAVLIAFLYLTR; encoded by the coding sequence TTGGACCTCTTGCAATCAATTATTTTGGGCGCCGTTCAGGGAATTACTGAGTTTTTTCCCGTAAGCTCAACAGCACATCTAGTAATCTTTCCCTGGCTCTTTTCATGGAAAGACGAAGGGCTAGCGTTTAATGTCGCTCTTCATATGGGGAGTCTTGTTGCTATTATCTACTATTTCTGGCGCGATTGGATGCTTATCATTAGAGAATTTATACAGAGCGTTTCAAATTGGAGTTTTGATGGACGGCCAAACGGCAGGACAGGTTTGTATCTGATCATTGCTACTATACCAGGCGCGCTTGCTGGTGTGTTGTTTGAGAACTATGCAGCTGGTATTTTAAGAGATCCTTTATCTGTAGCGTTTATGCTTTCATTCTTTGGAGTAGTTCTATATTTTTCTGACCGGTTCTCTAAAAAAACTAAAACCGTAAGAGAAATGAGTATGATCGATTGCATAATCATCGGCATTTCTCAAGCATTTGCGATTATTCCTGGTGTCTCAAGATCAGGGATAACAATTACCGGCGGTATGTTTAGAAATTTAAACCGCGAGGAAGCTGCTAAATTTTCATTTTTACTAGGGGCTCCTCTAATTGCGGGGGCCGGTGTGTTTGAATCTAGACATTTGGAACCTCAGGCTGTTTTAAGCCTACCATTTATTGCTGGCGTAGCGGCCTCGGCAGTTTTTGCATTTCTTGCGATCAAATATCTATTAAAGTTCGTTAGAAAATCCAGCTACACTGTTTTTGTTGTTTACAGACTTGCCCTTGCAGTTCTAATTGCATTTCTCTATCTAACTAGATAA
- the uvrA gene encoding excinuclease ABC subunit UvrA: MESIKITGAREHNLRDVSLSIPRGKLVVITGVSGSGKSSLAFDTIFAEGQRRYMESLSAYARQFVEKIDKPDVDSIEGLSPSISVDQKTFQRNPRSTVGTITEIYDFLRLLFARVGKPYCYECNVEIAAQSIDKMVERVISLEKGDKVSIYSPIVQGRKGEYRKELEELRSEGYLRVRIDGEVYDLDEEININRNKKHTIELLVDVAVVRPQDMDERIRESLQIALKRSGGVAVVESSKGKKFTFSDKFACPNCGISYPEISPRLFSFNSPYGSCKTCDGIGTNSFCDPELLIDPELSISKGAIIPWRNSTYFNQLIENVAEYYKFDLDTPYKKLPSKIRKIIVHGSGDEEVLFYKERKGRVLKHWDTYAGVLGITSDWFAETESPEVREKLSQYMRTATCTDCGGSRLRKEALSIYIDGNSIFEIISMPVDSALEFFKDLNLSGRDLEIGERIIKEIKSRLSFLDDVGLSYLTLDRSAPTLSGGEAQRIRLATQVGSKLTGITYVLDEPTIGLHSRDNLKLIDTLKSLRDSGNSIIVVEHDEDTIRNADFVVDIGPGAGEKGGEIVTSGGVEKICGAKNSLTGGYLSGELDIDYPKKRRKPKEFISIKGASEHNLKNIDIDFPLGVFTCVTGVSGSGKSTLVIDTLYNALSHFLYRSKDQIGKHKKISGFKKIDKILNVEQSPIGRTPRSNPATYTGLFSPIRDLFAMLPQSNARGYKPGRFSFNVNEGRCSVCSGHGTQKIEMHFLPDVYVTCERCGGSRYNSETLEIKYNGKSIADVLDMTVREAHEFFKNVPTLKSKLEVLEAVGLEYIRLGQAATTLSGGEAQRIKLSKELSRRDTGNTLYILDEPTIGLHFDDVRKLILVIQELTNKGNTVIVIEHNLDVIKCADHIIDMGPEGGESGGQVIAQGTPEKVSKVKGSYTGMFLKSILKSKSSTKGSH; the protein is encoded by the coding sequence TTGGAATCCATAAAAATAACTGGGGCTAGAGAGCACAACTTAAGAGATGTCTCTCTATCCATACCCAGAGGAAAACTTGTTGTAATAACAGGCGTTAGCGGATCGGGAAAGTCTTCTCTTGCTTTTGATACGATTTTCGCAGAGGGACAGAGAAGGTATATGGAATCGCTATCTGCATATGCACGTCAATTTGTAGAGAAAATAGATAAGCCCGATGTTGATTCTATTGAAGGCCTGTCTCCATCAATCTCAGTAGACCAAAAAACATTTCAAAGAAACCCCCGCTCTACTGTAGGCACTATTACAGAGATATACGATTTTTTAAGGCTCCTATTTGCCAGGGTCGGCAAGCCTTACTGTTATGAATGCAATGTTGAAATTGCAGCTCAATCAATTGATAAGATGGTTGAGCGGGTTATTTCTTTAGAAAAAGGAGATAAAGTCTCAATTTATTCTCCAATTGTTCAAGGGAGAAAAGGGGAGTATAGAAAGGAGCTGGAGGAACTTAGATCTGAGGGCTATTTAAGAGTAAGAATAGACGGAGAGGTCTATGATCTGGATGAAGAAATAAATATCAATAGAAATAAAAAGCACACGATCGAACTGTTGGTTGACGTGGCTGTAGTTAGGCCACAAGATATGGATGAGAGAATACGAGAGTCATTGCAAATTGCGCTAAAGCGCTCTGGCGGAGTTGCGGTAGTTGAATCTAGTAAAGGGAAAAAGTTTACTTTCAGCGATAAGTTTGCATGTCCTAATTGCGGCATCAGTTACCCAGAAATATCGCCAAGGCTGTTCTCCTTTAATAGTCCTTATGGTTCATGTAAGACCTGCGATGGTATCGGGACAAACTCTTTTTGCGACCCGGAGCTTTTAATAGACCCAGAGCTGTCAATTTCAAAAGGAGCTATAATTCCTTGGAGAAACTCTACATATTTCAATCAGCTCATCGAAAATGTTGCTGAGTACTATAAATTTGACCTAGATACACCTTATAAGAAACTTCCATCAAAAATAAGAAAAATAATTGTGCACGGCTCAGGCGATGAAGAAGTTCTGTTTTATAAAGAAAGAAAAGGCAGGGTTCTTAAGCACTGGGATACATATGCAGGGGTTTTAGGGATCACCTCTGATTGGTTTGCGGAAACTGAATCGCCCGAAGTAAGGGAAAAACTCTCACAGTATATGAGAACAGCCACATGCACTGATTGCGGGGGCTCAAGACTCAGAAAAGAAGCGCTTTCGATCTATATAGACGGAAACTCTATATTCGAAATTATCAGTATGCCGGTAGACAGCGCACTCGAATTTTTTAAGGATCTAAATCTAAGTGGTAGGGATCTGGAGATTGGGGAGAGAATAATCAAAGAGATAAAGTCCAGGCTAAGTTTTCTAGATGACGTAGGTCTTAGCTACCTCACATTAGACCGCTCCGCTCCAACACTATCTGGCGGCGAGGCTCAGCGGATAAGACTAGCGACGCAAGTGGGGTCCAAACTCACGGGAATTACCTATGTTCTAGATGAGCCAACAATAGGTCTTCATTCAAGAGACAATCTAAAACTTATAGATACCCTAAAATCACTTAGGGACAGCGGCAACTCTATTATCGTAGTTGAGCATGATGAGGATACGATTAGAAACGCTGACTTTGTTGTAGATATTGGACCGGGTGCAGGAGAGAAAGGCGGCGAGATAGTAACATCCGGGGGAGTTGAAAAGATATGCGGCGCTAAGAACTCTCTTACAGGAGGTTATTTATCTGGCGAGTTGGATATCGACTATCCTAAAAAACGCAGAAAACCTAAAGAGTTTATTTCTATAAAAGGCGCAAGTGAGCACAACCTTAAGAACATAGACATCGATTTTCCATTGGGTGTTTTTACATGCGTAACCGGAGTGTCCGGCTCAGGAAAGAGTACACTCGTTATAGATACACTATATAATGCCCTTAGCCATTTCTTATACAGAAGTAAGGATCAAATCGGTAAACACAAGAAAATCTCAGGTTTCAAAAAAATTGATAAGATACTAAATGTGGAGCAAAGCCCCATCGGCAGAACTCCTAGGTCAAACCCGGCAACTTATACGGGACTTTTTTCTCCAATCAGAGATTTATTTGCTATGCTTCCGCAGTCCAACGCAAGGGGATACAAGCCTGGAAGGTTCAGTTTTAACGTAAACGAAGGAAGATGCAGCGTGTGCTCTGGGCATGGGACTCAAAAAATAGAGATGCACTTTCTACCCGATGTATACGTGACTTGTGAAAGATGCGGCGGAAGCAGGTATAACTCCGAGACATTAGAAATCAAATACAATGGTAAGAGCATTGCAGATGTGCTGGATATGACGGTTAGAGAAGCACACGAATTTTTCAAAAACGTTCCAACTTTAAAATCAAAGCTTGAGGTTCTTGAAGCTGTCGGACTGGAATATATAAGATTGGGTCAGGCCGCTACAACACTATCAGGCGGAGAGGCTCAAAGGATTAAACTGTCTAAAGAACTCTCCAGAAGAGATACCGGAAACACTTTGTATATACTTGATGAACCTACAATTGGGCTTCACTTTGATGATGTACGCAAACTCATATTAGTCATTCAAGAGCTTACAAACAAAGGTAATACTGTGATAGTAATAGAACATAACCTTGATGTAATCAAATGTGCAGATCATATTATTGATATGGGCCCCGAAGGAGGGGAGTCAGGTGGGCAGGTAATAGCACAAGGTACTCCGGAGAAAGTATCTAAAGTTAAAGGCTCTTATACTGGCATGTTCTTAAAAAGTATATTGAAGAGTAAATCTAGTACTAAAGGATCTCATTAG